A single Elephas maximus indicus isolate mEleMax1 chromosome 2, mEleMax1 primary haplotype, whole genome shotgun sequence DNA region contains:
- the EIF4EBP3 gene encoding eukaryotic translation initiation factor 4E-binding protein 3, whose product MSTSTSCPIPGGLDRLPDCYGTTPGGTLYATTPGGTRIIYDRKFLLECKNSPIARTPPCCLPQIPGVTTPTAPLSKLEELKEQKETEEEIPDDAQFEMDI is encoded by the exons ATGTCCACGTCCACGAGCTGTCCGATTCCCGGGGGCCTGGACAGGCTGCCAGACTGCTATGGCACCACGCCGGGGGGCACGCTATACGCCACTACCCCGGGAG GCACCAGGATCATCTACGACCGAAAGTTCCTGCTGGAGTGCAAGAACTCACCCATTGCCCGAACACCCCCCTGCTGCCTCCCTCAGATTCCCGGGGTTACAACTCCAACAGCACCACTCTCCAAGCTGGAGGAGCTGAAGGAGCAGaaggagacagaggaagagaTACCCG ATGACGCACAATTTGAAATGGACATCTGA
- the SRA1 gene encoding steroid receptor RNA activator 1 isoform X2, producing MAELYVKPGNKERGWNDPPQFSYGLQTQAIGSKRTPLTKRVAAAQDGSPKAAASETTPGLPTTGPPPPSNNAPRPPPMGSCPASSVEPPNFPVIKCETLLEDVLRPLEQALEDCRGHVRKQVCDDISRRLALLQEQWAGGKLSVPVKKRMTLLVQELSSQRWDAADDIHRSLMVDHVTEVSQWMVGVKRLIAEKKNLSSEEEATEEKSAATTEQNQTVPGFLGAP from the exons ATGGCGGAGCTGTACGTGAAGCCCG GCAACAAGGAGCGCGGCTGGAACGACCCGCCGCAGTTCTCTTACGGGCTGCAGACCCAGGCTATTGGGTCCAAGCGCACGCCGCTCACCAAGAGGGTCGCTGCAGCCCAGGATGGATCCCCCAAAG CCGCTGCCTCAGAGACTACTCCTGGGCTCCCCACAACAGGACCTCCCCCTCCTTCAAATAATGCTCCCAGGCCTCCACCTATGGGGAGTTGTCCTGCCTCCAGTGTTGAGCCCCCAAATTTCCCAGTCATCAAGTGTGAGACTCTGCTAGAGGATGTGCTGAGACCTTTGGAACAGGCATTGGAGGATTGCCGTGGCCATGTGAGG AAGCAGGTGTGTGATGACATCAGCCGACGCCTGGCACTGCTGCAGGAACAGTGGGCTGGAGGGAAGCTGTCAGTGCCTGTAAAGAAGAGGATGACTCTACTGGTGCAAG AACTTTCAAGCCAGAGGTGGGACGCAGCAGATGACATCCACCGCTCACTCATGGTTGACCATGTGACTGAGGTCAGTCAGTGGATGGTGGGAGTTAAGAGATTAATTGCAGAAAAGAAGAATCTGTCTTCAGAGGAGGAAGCCACTGAAGAGAAATCTGCAGCCACAACTGAACAGAACCAGACTGTACCAGGCTTCCTTGGGGCTCCATAA
- the SRA1 gene encoding steroid receptor RNA activator 1 isoform X1, producing MAELYVKPGNKERGWNDPPQFSYGLQTQAIGSKRTPLTKRVAAAQDGSPKAAASETTPGLPTTGPPPPSNNAPRPPPMGSCPASSVEPPNFPVIKCETLLEDVLRPLEQALEDCRGHVRKQVCDDISRRLALLQEQWAGGKLSVPVKKRMTLLVQACSALIFLQNFQARGGTQQMTSTAHSWLTM from the exons ATGGCGGAGCTGTACGTGAAGCCCG GCAACAAGGAGCGCGGCTGGAACGACCCGCCGCAGTTCTCTTACGGGCTGCAGACCCAGGCTATTGGGTCCAAGCGCACGCCGCTCACCAAGAGGGTCGCTGCAGCCCAGGATGGATCCCCCAAAG CCGCTGCCTCAGAGACTACTCCTGGGCTCCCCACAACAGGACCTCCCCCTCCTTCAAATAATGCTCCCAGGCCTCCACCTATGGGGAGTTGTCCTGCCTCCAGTGTTGAGCCCCCAAATTTCCCAGTCATCAAGTGTGAGACTCTGCTAGAGGATGTGCTGAGACCTTTGGAACAGGCATTGGAGGATTGCCGTGGCCATGTGAGG AAGCAGGTGTGTGATGACATCAGCCGACGCCTGGCACTGCTGCAGGAACAGTGGGCTGGAGGGAAGCTGTCAGTGCCTGTAAAGAAGAGGATGACTCTACTGGTGCAAG CTTGCTCAGCCCTGATCTTTCTTCAGAACTTTCAAGCCAGAGGTGGGACGCAGCAGATGACATCCACCGCTCACTCATGGTTGACCATGTGA
- the APBB3 gene encoding amyloid-beta A4 precursor protein-binding family B member 3 — MLGKDYMLAIILVNCDDDLWGDQSLEGEPGLPPGWRKIHDAAGTYYWHVPSGSTQWQRPTWEPGDAEGPGKGTEGVWGLRPPKGRSFSSLESSLDRRNSLSWYGEESYIQSMEPGTKCFAVRSLGWVEVPEEDLAPGKSSIAVNNCIQQLAQTRSRSQPPDGAWGEGQNMLMILKKDAMSLVNPLDRSLIHCQPLVHIRVWGVGSSKGRDRDFAFVAGDKDSCMLKCHVFRCDVPAKAIASALHGLCAQILSERVGVSGDAPCCSPDPISPEELPRQVELLDAVSQAAQKYEALYMGTLPVTKAMGMDVLNEAIGTLTARGNQDAWVPAMLSVSDSLMMAQPIQVEASAEEEPLWQCPVRLVTFIGVGRDPHTFGLIVDLGRQSFQCAAFWCQPHAGALSEAVQAACMVQYQKCLVASAARGKAWGAQARARLRLKRTSSMDSPGGPPPRPLLKGGVGGAGAAPRKRGVFSFLDAFRLKPSLLHMP; from the exons ATGCTGGGCAAGGATTACATGCTGGCCATCATTCTGGTCAACTGCGATG ATGACCTATGGGGAGACCAAAGTCTGGAGGGAGAGCCAGGCCTACCCCCTGGCTGGAGGAAGATCCACGATGCTGCAGGTACATACTATTGGCACGTACCCAGCGGTAGCACCCAGTGGCAGCGCCCAACCTGGGAGCCTGGAGATGCAGAGGGTCCAGGCAAG GGGAcagagggggtttggggactgcgGCCCCCCAAGGGGAGATCCTTCTCCAGCCTGGAGAGCTCACTGGACCGGAG AAACTCCCTGTCCTGGTATGGTGAGGAATCCTACATCCAGAGCATGGAGCCAGGGACTAAG TGCTTTGCAGTTCGCTCTCTGGGCTGGGTAGAGGTACCCGAGGAGGATCTGGCACCAGGAAAGAGCAGCATTGCGGTCAATAACTGCATCCAGCAGCTGGCCCAGACCCGCAGCCGGAGCCAGCCCCCAGATGGTGCCTGGGGTGAA GGCCAGAACATGCTGATGATCCTGAAGAAGGATGCCATGAGCCTGGTGAATCCCTTGGACCGCAGTCTGATCCACTGCCAGCCTCTGGTGCACATCCGTGTATGGGGTGTGGGCAGCTCCAAGGGCCG TGATAG GGATTTTGCTTTTGTGGCGGGTGACAAAGACAGCTGTATGCTCAAGTGCCATGTGTTTCGTTGTGACGTCCCTGCCAAGGCCATTGCCAGTGCCCTGCATGGGCTTTGTGCCCAG ATCTTGTCAGAGCGAGTAGGGGTCAGTGGTGATGCTCCTTGCTGCTCTCCAGACCCCATCTCTCCTGAAGAGCTGCCTCGTCAAG tggagctgctggatgcAGTGAGCCAGGCTGCTCAGAAGTACGAAGCACTGTACATGGGGACCCTGCCAGTCACCAAAGCCATGG GAATGGATGTGCTGAACGAGGCCATTGGTACCTTGACTGCCCGGGGCAACCAGGACGCCTGGGTTCCTGCTATGCTCAGTGTATCTGATTCTCTCATGATGGCACAACCCATTCAG GTAGAGGCCAGTGCAGAGGAGGAGCCATTGTGGCAGTGCCCTGTGCGCCTTGTGACCTTCATTGGCGTTGGCCGTGACCCACACACCTTTGGCCTCATTGTCGACCTGGGCCGCCAGAGCTTCCAGTGTGCAGCCTTCTGGTGCCAGCCTCATGCAGGGGCACTCTCTGAAGCTGTGCAGGCTGCCTGCATG GTTCAGTACCAGAAATGTCTTGTGGCCTCTGCAGCTCGGGGCAAGGCCTGGGGTGCCCAGGCTCGTGCCCGCCTGCGGCTCAAGAGGACCAGCTCCATGGACTCCCCAGGAggtcccccgccccgccccctgcTCAAAGGAGGTGTTGGGGGTGCAGGGGCAGCCCCTCGAAAACGAGGTGTCTTCTCTTTTCTTGATGCCTTCCGGCTGAAACCCTCTCTGCTCCACATGCCCTAA